Proteins from a single region of Pithys albifrons albifrons isolate INPA30051 chromosome 12, PitAlb_v1, whole genome shotgun sequence:
- the SNX20 gene encoding sorting nexin-20: MDQDSHCTAEKELLEGVTRITTFSTTSPSDEEENQPKAEISCQVRKENPEKDDLQDSKATLSPNSSMTTKELQEYWRNEKSQSRQVKLLFEIPSTRIVEHHLSKYVMYKIMILQTGSFDNNKSVIERRYSDFEKLHRNLLEEFSEEMEDVTFPKKTLTGNFTEEIINERKLAFKDYLRLLYSMKYIRRSKKFIDFLTRPELQEAYGCLRGGQYTKALEILLEVIGLQERLTRGNPVSIVPTLCAIVVCHKDLENPASAFEYGEKALSRLRVHTSHRYYIPLLETMITLAYELGKDFLSLQEKLEEWKTKKDPVRVFTLKELAVREYVQ; this comes from the exons ATGGACCAAGACTCACACTGCACAGCTGAAAAGGAACTCTTGGAAGGTGTAACCAGAATTACTACATTCTCTACCACAAGTCCATCtgatgaagaagaaaatcaacCCAAAGCTGAAATTTCATGtcaagtgagaaaagaaaacccagaaaaagaTGACTTGCAAG ATTCCAAGGCAACCCTAAGTCCCAACTCTTCGATGACCACTAAGGAGCTTCAGGAATATTGGAGGAATGAAAAAAGCCAGTCCAGACAAGTCAAACTCCTTTTTGAAATCCCATCAACCAGAATTGTAGAACACCACTTATCTAAATATGTG ATGTATAAAATCATGATTTTGCAAACAGGGAGTTTTGACAACAACAAGTCTGTAATTGAACGGCGTTACTCAGATTTTGAGAAACTCCACAGAAATCTGCTGGAGGAATTTAGTGAAGAAATGGAAGATGTGACCTTTCCCAAAAAAACTCTAACAGGGAACTTCACAGAAGAAATAATCAATGAGAGAAAATTAGCCTTCAAGGACTACCTGAGACTTCTATATTCTATGAAATATATCCGAAGGTCAAAAAAATTTATTGACTTTTTAACAAGGCCAGAGCTTCAGGAAGCCTATGGTTGCTTGAGGGGTGGCCAGTACACCAAAGCTTTGGAAATCCTTTTAGAAGTCATTGGTCTGCAGGAAAGGCTGACCAGAGGCAACCCTGTGTCAATTGTGCCCACTCTCTGTGCTATCGTGGTGTGCCACAAGGACCTGGAAAACCCAGCAAGTGCCTTTGAATATGGAGAAAAAGCTCTATCACGCCTTCGTGTGCATACCAGCCACAGGTATTATATCCCATTGCTAGAAACAATGATCACTCTGGCATATGAACTTGGCAAggattttctgtctttgcaggAAAAACTGGAAGAATGGAAGACAAAGAAAGATCCTGTACGGGTTTTTACCCTGAAAGAACTTGCAGTTCGAGAGTATGTACAATGA